TTCAATGTATCTGTTGCaagtttgagttttgttgcagcttaaaagaaataagattGAGCTTTGTTAGATTCTGTTAAGAAGAATCGAGCTTGGTGTTattttgagcattttttttcagttaaatAGTGAAATCGGTTATGATTTTTTGGTGTTATAATGACAAAATCATGCTATGGGAAATCTGTTATGAATTGTTACATACATATCCCATGTTTACGAGCTTGAATGAGCTGTATTTGGAAGTCTAATGCAGCCAAAATGAAAGCTCCTTAAAGCTGATTACTTTGTTGAATTCAATAGGCCCTGAAGGGAAGCTTGGCTCGTTCTACTGTTGATGAATGCTTATAGGATTGAAAAGCTCGTAGCTTTAATCTTAAAAGGCAAACCCTAAGAGCAGTTGAATTAACTTTTAGAACTGAGTCAAGATTTGGAATGTTGTGTTCAGATTTTGGAATTCATTCTGTTGAATTTGAGATGAAGTTGAACACATCTCTTTTAGTGGCTttgagttttcaaaaaaaaagaacgacTTAGTTAGATTATATTAACAAGGGTTGAGCTTGGTGTTATTTTGagtgatttttttcaatataaatgagttagtgtaaaaaaacaaaatcatgaaataGAAAAGTGTATATGAATCATTAAATATATGGCCCATGTTCGGGAGCATGGATGGACGCCATTTGGAAGTTCAATTCAACCCAAATAGAAACTCCATCGTGGGTTCTGTTTGCATGCTATAAGAAGCTGAACTTAGCCTTCATTGTGTTTGCTTGTTGAATTTAAAGTCCCTAAGGGAGGTGTGGGCTGATTCTACCGTTGGTGAATGAAATAAGATGGAAAAGCTCTGATCTATTTGTAAATAGCCATTATGAGTTGAACAGTATGAATtatttatgttgtaattttctttgtattgtGTCACAATTCTGCTCCCTGATGGAACTTCTGTGATTGATGTAGATGTTTCTTTTCAGGTTCTGATTTCTGGTAAAGAAGAGCCAGAAGCTCCACAATCTCCTGCAATGGATGCTGTAATGAGAGTGTTCAAGCGTGTGAGTGGTCTATCACCTGGTGAGGGTGACAACACTGGttcagctgctgctgctgctggctCTGCATTTTGTTCCATAAGGTTACTGGTTGCATCTTCACAGGCAATAAACTTAATTGGGAAGCAAGGATCCATAATCAAATCAATACAGGAAAACACTGGTGCAGCTGTGCATGTTATGGCAGAAGGTATGCTTCAGgcaattattttcttctttaattaagcAATTATATTTGACCAAGTTGcatttccttgaaaaaaaatttgaccagAAATTATTGAGGTAGTTGTGTGGTGTGCTGTGCTGTGCTATCTTTCTATTCGTTGTTAAATTTTACAGCTTCTATTTCAAACTTCGCGTTCTGTTCCTGTGTGTTGTTCCTCAATTTGTGTTTACCAGTTTTAAGCTAGCTTTTAGAATACAGAATGTCTGTATAGACCCAAAATCTAAGCAACTTAAGTCCAGTTTTCACTAAAAGATTGTGACAGTTTAATATTATGGTTCCCTGGGCTCGATTTTCTGAGGCCCATTGCTAGGATTGCTGTATTGGTAACTTCCATATGCGCCATTATTCATccgatttcttcttctttttcatgaaCAGTACAAACTCTGATCCTCCTTTTTCCTCGTAGATGAGTTACCTTCATATGCTACTTCAGATGAGAGAATTGTGGAAATACATGGTGAAGCTATGAAGGTTTTTAAAGCATTAGAAGCAGTAATAGGACAGCTAAGGAAGTTTTTGGTTGATCATAGTGTCATTCCTATATTTGAGAAAACTGTAAGTTACACTTTAATGTTACTGGATTATGGTTGTGAGAATTATGAAGTAACCGAGTTCTTTTGCAGTACAATGCAACAATTTCACAGGAATGCCCTGCAGATGCACGGCCTGATATTGCTCAGCCCTCACTACATTCTGCTTATGTTCCCACAATTCCAAGTGGGATTGCTTCTGATTATTCCCTATCTTTGAAGCGGGATCCGTCAATCTATGAACATGAAACACAATTTGAACACAAAATCTCACAACCTGGATTGTCAATTTATGGACAAGATTCTGGAATTGTAGGGTTCCGTTCAACTGGACTTGGTCGCGCTACTGCTCCTATTGTAACTCAGGTTGGTTTAATTATCCAGTTCTTGTATTATGGTCCAatatgattttgaatttcttg
The Populus nigra chromosome 3, ddPopNigr1.1, whole genome shotgun sequence genome window above contains:
- the LOC133689766 gene encoding RNA-binding KH domain-containing protein PEPPER-like, which codes for MDLTATTTLNSDPKEANAVNKQAETGMDAATEGGQQQGQPKGSEKWPGWPGDNVFRLIVPVSKVGSIIGRRGELVKKMCDETLARIRILEGPLGISDRIVLISGKEEPEAPQSPAMDAVMRVFKRVSGLSPGEGDNTGSAAAAAGSAFCSIRLLVASSQAINLIGKQGSIIKSIQENTGAAVHVMAEDELPSYATSDERIVEIHGEAMKVFKALEAVIGQLRKFLVDHSVIPIFEKTYNATISQECPADARPDIAQPSLHSAYVPTIPSGIASDYSLSLKRDPSIYEHETQFEHKISQPGLSIYGQDSGIVGFRSTGLGRATAPIVTQVTQTMQVPLSYAEDIIGVAGSNIAYIRRTSRAILSIQESRGLPDEITVEIKGTGAQVQMAQQLIQEFITNHKEPASSMYGKIDAGLSAYSHMAETGYPSSSFTSHLGGYGSSSMGGYGSPGAGGYNNYRF